In a single window of the Necator americanus strain Aroian chromosome X, whole genome shotgun sequence genome:
- a CDS encoding hypothetical protein (NECATOR_CHRX.G24298.T1), with the protein MALLFENPSLKARSALMAHAQKAGFDYENIDSTLRMAAHQEQVNKRVLSEYIRIVGVPNIEKMGIRELVKKFLNEIVKMSDSFWQYFLNEGRKRLMEFNRRERSNVRVLRDQTIPITDLENLSLYMRKKIRLYYQSKKGIPPEMSVKNGFITITSSNGEKKRMRATELAIVLGWEYNDWQGICIRKLMTNTEKKNLADGKLTWGSMSIEEFKAIECYDKVAEDTEKELSASTEVANTDKVRKRALAKTVEEDENLPPKPKQKIYIEE; encoded by the exons ATGGCCCTCCTATTTGA AAATCCGTCTTTAAAGGCAAGATCAGCGCTTATGGCACATGCACAG AAAGCTGGATTCGACTATGAAAATATTGACTCTACATTAAGAATGGCAGCTCACCAAGAGCAAGTAAATAAAAGAGTGTTATCAGAATACATAAGGATCGTTGGTGTgccaaacattgaaaaaatgggAATACGAGAACTAGTGAAGAAGTTTCTAAATGAAATA gTTAAGATGTCCGACTCTTTTTGGCAATACTTCTTaaatgaaggaagaaagaggCTAATGGAATTCAATCGAAGGGAAAGGAGTAATGTTAGAGTGCTACGGGATCAAACCATTCCAATAACCGATCTGGAAAATCTAAG CCTTTACAtgcgaaagaaaataagactTTACTATCAGTCCAAAAAAGGAATCCCTCCTGAGATGTCGGTTAAAAATGGATTTATCACAATAACTTCCagtaatggagaaaaaaag AGGATGAGAGCGACTGAGCTGGCGATAGTATTAGGATGGGAGTACAACGATTGGCAAGGAATATGCATAAGAAAGCTAATGACAAATACCGAAAAGAAGAATCTAGCG GACGGTAAACTTACTTGGGGATCCATGTCTATCGAGGAGTTTAAAGCCATAGAATGCTACGATAAGGTGGCTGAAGACACAGAAAAG GAATTGTCTGCAAGTACGGAGGTTGCTAATACGGATAAAGTCAGAAAACGTGCTCTAGCTAAAACTGTTGAAGAAGACGAGAATTTACCACCTAAACCCAAGCAGAAAATCTATATTGAAGAATAG
- a CDS encoding hypothetical protein (NECATOR_CHRX.G24298.T2), which yields MAHAQKAGFDYENIDSTLRMAAHQEQVNKRVLSEYIRIVGVPNIEKMGIRELVKKFLNEIKDTQPLTWPTSTGNNIGTSSFRVKMSDSFWQYFLNEGRKRLMEFNRRERSNVRVLRDQTIPITDLENLSLYMRKKIRLYYQSKKGIPPEMSVKNGFITITSSNGEKKRMRATELAIVLGWEYNDWQGICIRKLMTNTEKKNLADGKLTWGSMSIEEFKAIECYDKVAEDTEKELSASTEVANTDKVRKRALAKTVEEDENLPPKPKQKIYIEE from the exons ATGGCACATGCACAG AAAGCTGGATTCGACTATGAAAATATTGACTCTACATTAAGAATGGCAGCTCACCAAGAGCAAGTAAATAAAAGAGTGTTATCAGAATACATAAGGATCGTTGGTGTgccaaacattgaaaaaatgggAATACGAGAACTAGTGAAGAAGTTTCTAAATGAAATA AAAGATACACAACCTTTAACCTGGCCTACATCGACTGGAAACAATATCGGTACCAGTTCTTTTAGG gTTAAGATGTCCGACTCTTTTTGGCAATACTTCTTaaatgaaggaagaaagaggCTAATGGAATTCAATCGAAGGGAAAGGAGTAATGTTAGAGTGCTACGGGATCAAACCATTCCAATAACCGATCTGGAAAATCTAAG CCTTTACAtgcgaaagaaaataagactTTACTATCAGTCCAAAAAAGGAATCCCTCCTGAGATGTCGGTTAAAAATGGATTTATCACAATAACTTCCagtaatggagaaaaaaag AGGATGAGAGCGACTGAGCTGGCGATAGTATTAGGATGGGAGTACAACGATTGGCAAGGAATATGCATAAGAAAGCTAATGACAAATACCGAAAAGAAGAATCTAGCG GACGGTAAACTTACTTGGGGATCCATGTCTATCGAGGAGTTTAAAGCCATAGAATGCTACGATAAGGTGGCTGAAGACACAGAAAAG GAATTGTCTGCAAGTACGGAGGTTGCTAATACGGATAAAGTCAGAAAACGTGCTCTAGCTAAAACTGTTGAAGAAGACGAGAATTTACCACCTAAACCCAAGCAGAAAATCTATATTGAAGAATAG